In the genome of Cyclopterus lumpus isolate fCycLum1 chromosome 19, fCycLum1.pri, whole genome shotgun sequence, the window TCTGTCACCAGTGTGTTGATGAACTATGATAACGTGGAGCTTGTCTTCTGCGATGCTGACAGTCTGCCTGAAGCCTTCAGAAAGAGCAAGAAGGGCAGCATCTACCTAACTCCGTACAGGGTGAGAGACATGACCCAGATGTCTTATTTGTTATTCAGCCTCGCCAGCGAGTGCACAACAATCTGTAGAACTCTGATGTCTCATACAGAAGTAGGGATCGTGATTTCATCCCAGTGCTCAGGAGATGTTAGCTGCTGTGGTTTTGTCCCAGGTGATCTTTCTGGCTAAAGGGCGGGACGCACTGCAGTCCTTCATGATGCCCTTCTACCTAATAAAGGGCTGTGAGATCAAGCAACCTGTATTGGGAGCCAATTACATCAAGGGTACCGTCAACTCAGAGCCCGGAGGTaggtgtatgtatgtgtatgtatgtgtgtgtgtgggtgtgtgcgtttCACTTTGCTTACACATGGTTGCAGGGTATTCTGTGGCTGTTAGTTTGTTGGGCTCACAGTAACTTCGGGGATTCCTCCTTGTGTTGTTGCTTCCAGGTGGCTGGGAGGGCAGTGCTATGTTCAAGCTCATCTTTGCTGCTGGAGGAGCTATAGAGTTCGGCCAGTACATGCTGCAGGTCGCGGCTCAGGGTATGGTGACAAAGACACATGACCAGCATTGTAGAGTTCTTGCTATAGCGCCGGCGTTTTAACAGCTGATTGGCTCCCATTGTTTCTTCATCGCTTGCACTCTCTTTCTGCTTTGTGTCCTGCAGCCTCAAGAGGTCAACCAGTGACTGCTGGATTTGGTGGATGCCCTTACATGGCCAACGGGGCCTATGCTtaccctcctccccctgctaACGGGATGTACCCTGCTGGACCTCCACCCGGCTACTCCTACCCCAACCCTCCTCCATCAGGTAGGGGGGCGGGGCTATAATCACATCCCGATTATCACCTGGATTTAAAAATCTCCCTCAACTCTTGTGAGAGTTGTCCAGCGTACAACTGGTCTGACCTGCAGCTCTGTGCGTCTGCTATCCAGGTGTATTCTACCCCAACCCTCCAGCGTTTGATGCGTCTGCGACCTACATACCTCCGCCTCCTTATTCTGCTCCCCTAGGCCAGCAGCCCCCACATGACCCTGACCTCCCCTCCTCGGCAGCAGGTGAGGCTCTCTGGCAAACAATCTCTGACTGAGTTGTTGCTCGGTGGTGACAGCTCCAATTCACTCAAGGTGTTAATGCATTATTCAGCCAATGATCTATGAAAAGAAAGCGATGGCTCTGAGGCCGACGTTGGGAATGGATTACCTTTGACTTGTTAAGTGAG includes:
- the LOC117748465 gene encoding WW domain-binding protein 2-like isoform X2, encoding MRRECVLMNYDNVELVFCDADSLPEAFRKSKKGSIYLTPYRVIFLAKGRDALQSFMMPFYLIKGCEIKQPVLGANYIKGTVNSEPGGGWEGSAMFKLIFAAGGAIEFGQYMLQVAAQASRGQPVTAGFGGCPYMANGAYAYPPPPANGMYPAGPPPGYSYPNPPPSGVFYPNPPAFDASATYIPPPPYSAPLGQQPPHDPDLPSSAAAEAKAAEAAASASGATLPPTHVYLPQDKPPPYSPPEDKKNQ
- the LOC117748465 gene encoding WW domain-binding protein 2-like isoform X1 translates to MTLNQNQSESGGVIINNSESVLMNYDNVELVFCDADSLPEAFRKSKKGSIYLTPYRVIFLAKGRDALQSFMMPFYLIKGCEIKQPVLGANYIKGTVNSEPGGGWEGSAMFKLIFAAGGAIEFGQYMLQVAAQASRGQPVTAGFGGCPYMANGAYAYPPPPANGMYPAGPPPGYSYPNPPPSGVFYPNPPAFDASATYIPPPPYSAPLGQQPPHDPDLPSSAAAEAKAAEAAASASGATLPPTHVYLPQDKPPPYSPPEDKKNQ